One genomic window of Cercospora beticola chromosome 5, complete sequence includes the following:
- a CDS encoding uncharacterized protein (antiSMASH:Cluster_16), which yields MSTINRDPERFVWRNGTMVMNPAHFGIEPEQNLIKQAQARELMEEIYSVPIESQTVVADLLAKENEHVAPYMFYEAVKTGHAEITKALKESGKVAFGAASPNQYDEVVRKYEQGRSDDVVGLSEEERTEGLRNWLKEIPGRGQDLMFHAAAKGAKDIIIRLLEIGIVPGSEADKSLMPLHAACYNGHLDCAKVLIQSGMNINCRDEFGGTPLMRAAVGGRTEIVRWLLESGARPHFRESREGKYNALEYGAGKDVEIVRLLLDACGWSSFALMGAASFGQVQSFELIAQAASFPDPSASTVDKKFWNSLSAEQRDAIVGSIDKGGAGGSCEILRYLLSFVPTELVTTMPVKGAIETSIQRAARGDHADVVKLLLDACIASHEDTQAQQRQVDELLIDAAAANAIETAKVLLDKYKANVNYRCQTTQTTTLYNATRNNHARMIELLANQYQADIQKASGKFANGPTALWLAVDNQLELAARALLACGGPVESISPSVVDGQTTKVFVSKESTRRAPVRIETAMNPAWDIEGSDEKFLCLEYPEGWPGGVSQRKPDAELKDDRDVKAAEVDGFVVV from the exons ATGTCAACAATCAACCGAGATCCAGAACGCTTCGTCTGGCGTAATGGCACCATGGTCATGAACCCAGCCCACTTCGGCATTGAGCCCGAGCAGAATCTCATTAAACAAGCACAGGCACGAGAACTCATGGAAGAAATCTACAGCGTTCCCATTGAATCACAAACAGTCGTAGCAGATCTTCTCGCCAAGGAAAACGAGCATGTTGCACCTTATATGTTCTATGAAGCAGTAAAGACCGGGCACGCCGAGATTACAAAAGCACTCAAAGAGAGTGGAAAGGTCGCGTTCGGCGCCGCTTCGCCAAATCAATACGATGAAGTGGTAAGGAAGTATGAGCAAGGGAGGTCAGATGATGTTGTAGGGCTGAGTGAGGAGGAGAGAACAGAAGGGTTAAGGAACTGGTTGAAGGAGATTCCTGGGAGGGGTCAGGACTTGATG TTCCATGCCGCAGCTAAGGGAGCAAAAGACATCATCATTCGGTTGTTGGAGATAGGCATCGTTCCCGGAAGCGAAGCCGACAAGTCGCTTATGCCATTACACGCAGCCTGTTACAATGGCCATCTCGATTGCGCAAAGGTTCTCATTCAGAGTGGCATGAACATCAATTGCCGAGATGAATTCGGCGGCACACCATTGATGCGCGCGGCGGTGGGAGGGCGAACCGAAATCGTCCGATGGCTGTTGGAAAGTGGCGCTCGTCCGCACTTCCGAGAGTCTCGTGAAGGCAAATACAATGCGTTGGAATATGGTGCTGGGAAAGATGTGGAAATCGTCAGATTGCTGCTCGATGCATGTGGCTGGAGTTCATTCGCTTTGATGGGCGCAGCCAGCTTTGGCCAGGTCCAAAGTTTCGAGTTGATCGCACAAGCTGCCTCCTTCCCCGACCCCTCGGCCTCAACAGTGGACAAGAAATTCTGGAACTCGCTGAGCGCTGAGCAGAGAGACGCGATCGTCGGATCAATCGACAAGGGAGGTGCAGGCGGCAGCTGCGAGATCTTGAGATATTTGCTGTCTTTCGTTCCCACAGAATTGGTGACCACCATGCCGGTCAAGGGAGCCATTGAGACCTCAATTCAGAGGGCTGCTCGTGGCGATCATGCCGACGTCGTTAAACTGTTGCTCGATGCATGTATTGCAAGCCATGAAGACACACAGGCCCAGCAACGACAGGTCGACGAGCTTCTgatcgatgcagcagcagccaacgCCATTGAAACCGCCAAGGTCTTGCTGGACAAATACAAGGCGAATGTCAACTACCGTTGTCAGACCACGCAGACAACCACTTTGTACAACGCGACTCGGAATAATCATGCGCGGATGATTGAGCTCCTTGCAAACCAGTACCAAGCTGACATTCAAAAAGCCAGTGGAAAGTTCGCTAATGGCCCGACGGCGCTCTGGCTAGCTGTTGACAATCAACTTGAGTTGGCAGCAAGAGCACTCCTGGCATGCGGAGGCCCAGTCGAGTCGATCAGCCCGAGCGTCGTGGACGGGCAGACAACCAAAGTGTTCGTATCAAAAGAGAGCACACGCCGCGCTCCAGTGAGGATTGAGACAGCCATGAACCCGGCTTGGGATATCGAGGGCTCCGATGAGAAATTCTTGTGTCTAGAATATCCCGAGGGCTGGCCAGGCGGGGTATCGCAGCGCAAACCAGATGCGGAATTGAAGGATGACCGCGATGTCAAGGCTGCAGAAGTTGATGGTTTCGTGGTTGTCTGA